The following coding sequences lie in one Fusarium poae strain DAOMC 252244 chromosome 1, whole genome shotgun sequence genomic window:
- a CDS encoding hypothetical protein (TransMembrane:2 (o683-703i724-746o)~BUSCO:10385at5125): protein MRFGRTLRESVYPPWKDKYIEYAKLKSLLREDVADDDNQPWTDEDESRFSEEIFNNQLEKVAQFQEQRFNALKDRVDSSFDKLKELAPVESEEDGGPSKGDISATRLRALESELDEITNEVRELKKYSQINYTGFLKIIKKHDRKRGDRYKVRPVMQLSLSRRPFNSETGYSPLLNKLSIMYFAIRQQLEEETGDQLPPLDFESQGEMYNGERYKAHKYWVHPDNLLEVKTVILRHLPALVYSEKSAKELDGSDSPSITSLYFDNKKFELYGEKVNHKSEATSLRLRWYGQLATRPEIFVEEKTVDEKGGSQDLKFSIKDKYAKSFVDGEYKTEKAVQKLKRQSFAPEKIQEFEQTVGTIQKHLKEKDLGPVLRANYVRTAFQKPADDRIRIAIDTNVAFIREDTLDRSRPCRDPKEWHRLDIDDSEMTYPFKNINQSEVNRFPYALLEIKLKEDGQRKRPTWVQDLMASHLVHPTPHFSKFVHGIAVLFEDYVNSLPFWLSDLDSDIRKDPQKTFEEEEQRRAQRHEDVMAVGSLIGAGAKSGSYKPTQSSPVSKSYLADRMSKDSNTQKLNKQTSTSGNGEEVGESSGQRQEEQERSYGTLSSVIPGFSLSKYSRAKRASQQPLPEGVVAPTQWIKNMGELKVEPKVWLANERTFLKWQHISILQGGLAVGLYTAAGENTLASIIGFLFVLIAIFAGAWGYTMLRIRRTMIVERSGKDFDNMIGPMVISASLMLVLILNFFFAWREAYGRFNNGNNDAGDLLSEELR from the exons ATGCGCTTCGGCCGAACCCTTCGCGAGTCCGTCTACCCGCCATGGAAGGACAAGTACATCGAGTACGCAAAGCTTAAGAGCTTGCTGCGGGAGGATGTGGCCGACGACGATAACCAGCCGTGGACTGACGAAGATGAGTCTCGTTTCTCCGAAgagatcttcaacaaccAACTCGAAAAGGTTGCTCAGTTCCAAGAGCAGCGTTTTAATGCCCTCAAGGACCGGGTCGACTCTTCttttgacaagctcaaggaaCTGGCTCCTGTTGAGTCAGAGGAGGATGGAGGTCCTTCTAAAGGTGACATCTCGGCTACCCGACTGCGGGCTCTGGAGTCGGAGCTTGACGAGATCACCAATGAGGTTCGCGAACTCAAGAAGTACAGCCAGATCAACTACACTGGCTTCCTCAAGATCATTAAGAAGCACGATCGTAAGAGAGGAGACCGCTACAAGGTCCGGCCTGTGATGCAGTTGAGCTTGTCGCGACGACCTTTCAATTCCGAGACTGGCTATTCCCCTCTCCTCAACAAACTTTCTATAATGTACTTTGCTATCCGGCAACAGCTAGAGGAGGAAACCGGAGATCAACTCCCACCCTTGGATTTTGAGTCTCAGGGAGAGATGTACAACGGTGAACGTTACAAAGCTCATAAGT ACTGGGTTCATCCCGATAACCTACTCGAAGTCAAGACAGTTATTTTGCGACATCTGCCTGCTCTCGTCTACAGCGAAAAGTCTGCCAAGGAGCTTGATGGTAGCGATTCGCCATCCATTACCTCCCTTTATTTTGATAACAAAAAGTTTGAGCTTTACGGAGAAAAGGTTAACCACAAGTCTGAAGCAACCTCGCTGCGCCTTCGTTGGTATGGCCAGTTGGCCACCCGACCTGAAATTTTTGTTGAGGAGAAGACTGTCGATGAAAAGGGTGGCAGCCAGGATCTCAAGTTCTCCATCAAAGACAAGTACGCCAAGTCATTTGTTGATGGAGAATACAAGACAGAGAAGGCTGTTCAAAAGCTTAAGAGACAGAGTTTTGCTCCCGAAAAGATACAGGAGTTCGAACAGACGGTTGGCACAATCCAGAAACATCTCAAGGAAAAGGATCTCGGCCCTGTTCTAAGGGCCAACTATGTCCGCACGGCCTTCCAGAAGCCTGCTGATGACCGGATCCGTATTGCTATCGATACCAATGTGGCGTTTATCCGAGAAGATACGCTTGATCGTAGCCGCCCCTGCCGTGACCCGAAGGAGTGGCACCGCCTGGATATTGACGATAGCGAAATGACATATccctttaaaaatattaaccAGAGCGAGGTCAACAGGTTTCCGTATGCCCTCCTTGAAATCAAGTTGAAGGAGGACGGCCAGCGAAAGCGACCTACCTGGGTCCAGGACTTGATGGCGTCTCACTTGGTTCacccaaccccacacttcTCCAAGTTTGTGCATGGTATTGCGGTCCTTTTTGAAGACTACGTCAACAGTTTGCCCTTTTGGCTCAGTGATCTTGATTCCGATATCCGCAAAGACCCTCAAAAAACttttgaggaagaggagcaaCGACGTGCCCAGCGACACGAGGATGTCATGGCTGTGGGCAGTCTCATAGGAGCCGGCGCAAAATCGGGATCTTACAAACCTACACAGAGCTCACCAGTGAGCAAGTCATATCTAGCGGACCGCATGTCTAAGGATTCGAATACCCAAAAGCTCAACAAGCAGACCTCGACATCTGGGAACGGAGAAGAGGTCGGGGAAAGCAGTGGCCAACGCCAGGAAGAACAGGAAAGGTCCTACGGGACTCTGTCGTCTGTCATTCCCGGTTTTTCGTTATCCAAGTACTCTCGGGCCAAACGAGCGTCTCAGCAGCCATTGCCGGAAGGCGTGGTAGCGCCGACACAATGGATCAAGAACATGGGCGAACTTAAGGTGGAACCGAAGGTTTGGCTTGCTAACGAGCGAACGTTCCTCAAATGGCAGCACATTTCCATTCTCCAGGGTGGTCTGGCTGTTGGTCTATACACGGCTGCAGGTGAAAACACACTCGCATCTATCATCGGTTTCTTGTTCGTTCTCATTGCCATATTTGCCGGCGCTTGGGGCTATACTATGCTAAGAATTCGACGAACGATGATTGTAGAACGGAGTGGCAAGGACTTTGATAACATGATTGGGCCCATGGTTATCAGTGCCTCGCTGATGCTTGTGCTTATTCTCAACTTTTTCTTTGCG TGGCGAGAAGCTTATGGACGATTCAACAATGGTAATAATGATGCGGGAGACCTTCTGTCGGAAGAACTCAGGTAA